The Thermomonospora curvata DSM 43183 DNA segment ACCGCGCGGAAGGAAGAATCCGAGCCGTCGGTGCCGACGAGAATGGTGCGGTACGAGGCCATCGCCGCTCCTTACCGAGGAGTAGTTACGGAGGGGCACGTTAGCGGTCCGCACACGCTTCCGTCACCTGTTGCGGCCTTCCTCACCGCCCGCGCCTTGCGCCTGTGATGTCCCGGACGCGCAAGCCGCGGCCGGGCGCGGCCGGATAGAGTGACCAACCATGAGCGCTACCCCACAGTCGTTGCGTCAGGCCCTGCGAGAACGAGTCGTCGTGGCCGACGGCGCGATGGGAACGATGCTCCAGGCCCACAACCCCACGCTGGACGATTTCCAGGGGTATGAGGGCTGCAACGAGATCCTCAACGTCACCCGTCCCGACATCGTCCGCGCCGTGCACGCGGCCTACCTCGACGCCGGTGTCGACTGTGTGGAGACCAACACCTTCGGCGCCAACCTCGGCAACCTCGGCGAGTACGGCATCACCGACCGGATCGAGGAGCTGGCCGAGGCCGGCGCCCGCATCGCCCGCGAGGTCGCCGACTCCTACAGCACGCCCGAGCGGCCCCGCTGGGTCATCGGCTCCATCGGCCCGGGCACCAAGCTGCCCACCCTCGGCCACGTCTCCTACGGCGAGCTGCGCGAGTCCTACCGGCGCACCGCCGCCGGGCTGATCGCCGGCGGCGCGCACGCCCTGCTGGTGGAGACCTGCCAGGACCTGTTGCAGGTCAAGGCCGCCCTCAACGGCGCCAAGCAGGCCGTCGCCGAGGCCGGGGCGGACGTGGTCCTCATCGCCCAGGTGACGATCGAGCAGAACGGCGCCATGCTGCTGGGCTCGGAGATCGGCGCCGCGCTCACCGCGCTGGAGCCGCTGGGCATCGACCTGATCGGCCTCAACTGCGCCACCGGCCCGGCCGAGATGAGCGAGCACCTGCGGTACCTGTCCCGCCACGCACGGGTCGGCCTGTCGTGCATGCCGAACGCCGGGCTGCCGGAGCTGACCCCCGACGGCGCCCGCTACCCGCTGACCCCCCAGGAGCTGGCCGACGCCCACGACGCCTTCACCCGCGACTACGGCCTGTCCCTGGTCGGCGGCTGCTGCGGCACCACCCCTGAGCACCTGCGGCTGGTCGTCGAACGGGTCCGCGGCCGGGAACTGGCCCCCCGCAGGCCCCGTCCCGAGCCCGGCGCCTCCTCGCTGTACCAGCACGTGCCGTTCAAGCAGGACACCTCCTACCTGGCGATCGGGGAGCGCACCAACGCCAACGGCTCCAAGGCCTTCCGCGAGGCGATGCTGGCCGAACGCTGGGACGACTGCGTGCGCATCGCCCGCGACCAGGCCCGCGACGGCGCCCACATGATCGACCTGTGCGTCGACTACGTCGGCCGCGACGGCGTGGCCGACATGAAGGAGCTGGCCTTCCGGCTGGCCACCGCCTCCACGCTGCCGATCATGCTGGACTCCACCGAGCCGGCCGTGCTGCGGGCCGGGCTGGAGATGCTCGGCGGGCGCGCCGTGGTCAACTCGGTCAACTACGAAGACGGCCGCGGACCCGGCTCGCGCTTCCACCGCACCATGACCGCCGTCCGCGAGCACGGCGCCGCCGTGGTGGCGATGTGCATCGACGAAGGCGGCCAGGCCCGCACCCGCGAGGACAAGGTCCGCATCGCCTGCGAGATCATCGAGGACCTGACCGGCAACTGGGGGATGCGCCTTGAGGACATCGTCGTCGACTGCCTGACCTTCCCCATCGCCACCGGCCAGGAGGAGACCCGCCGCGACGCCCTGGAGACCATCGAGGCGATCGCCGAGCTCAAGCGCCGCTACCCGCAGGTGCAGACCACCCTCGGCATCTCCAACGTCTCCTTCGGGCTGAACCCGGCCGCCCGGGTGGTGCTGAACTCGGTGTTCCTCAACGAGTGCGTCAACGCCGGCCTGGACTCGGCCATCGTGCACGCCTCCAAGATCCTGCCGATGAACCGCATCCCCGACGAGCAGCGCCAGGTCGCCCTGGACATGGTCTACGACCGGCGCCGCGAGGGCTACGACCCGCTGCAGCGGTTCATGGAGCTGTTCGAGGGCGTCAGCGCCAAGGAGCTGCGCGCCTCCCGGGCCCAGGAGCTGGCCGCGCTGCCGCTGTGGGAGCGCCTCAAGCGCCGCATCATCGACGGCGAGGCCAACGGGATGGAGGCCGACCTGGACGAGGCGCTGCAGTCCCGTCCCGCCCTGGAGATCATCAACGACGTGCTGCTGGACGGCATGAAGACCGTCGGCGACCTGTTCGGCTCCGGGCAGATGCAGCTGCCGTTCGTGCTGCAGAGCGCCGAGGTGATGAAGGCCGCGGTGGCCTACCTCGAGCCGCACATGGAAAAGTCCGCCGACGGCGGCAAGGGCCGCATCGTGCTGGCCACCGTCAAGGGCGACGTGCACGACATCGGCAAGAACCTGGTCGACATCATCCTCTCCAACAACGGCTACGAGGTGATCAACCTCGGCATCAAACAGCCGATCTCGGCCATCGTGGAGGCCGCCAAGGAGCACCGCGCCGACGTGATCGGCATGTCCGGGCTGCTGGTGAAGTCCACGGTGGTCATGAAGGAGAACCTGGAGGAGCTCAACGCCCGCGGCCTGGCCCGCCAGTGGCCGGTGCTGCTCGGCGGCGCCGCGCTGACCCGCGCCTACGTCGAGCAGGACCTGGCCGAGCTGTTCGACGGCGAGGTCCGCTATGCCCGCGACGCCTTTGAGGGCCTGCGGCTGATGGACGCCTTCATGGCCGTCAAGCGCGGCGAGGAGGGCGCCCAGCTGCCGCCGCTGCGCAAGCGGCGGGTCGCAAGCGGCGCGAAACTGAAGGTCACCGCGCCGGAGGACATGCCGGCCCGCTCCGATGTGGCCACCGACAACCCGGTGCCCGAGCCGCCGTTCTGGGGCGACCGCATCGTCAAGGGCATCCCGCTGGCCGACTACGCCGCCTTCCTGGACGAGCGGGCCACCTTCATGGGGCAATGGGGCCTCAAGCCCGCCCGCGGCGGCGACGGCCCCTCCTATGAGGAGCTGGTGGAGACCGAGGGCCGGCCCCGGCTGCGCATGTGGCTGGACCGCATCCAGTCCGAGGGGCTGATCGAGGCCGCGGTGGTCTACGGCTACTTCCCGGCCGTCAGCGAGGGCGACGACCTGGTCATCTTGAACGACGACGGGTCCGAGCGCGAGCGCATCACCTTCCCCCGCCAGCGCCGCGACCGGCACCTGTGCCTGGCGGACTTCTTCCGGCCCCGGGAGTCGGGGGAGACCGACGTGGTGGCCTTCCAGCTGGTCACCGTGGGCGCGAAGGTCTCCCAGGCCACCGCCGAGCTGTTCGCCAAGAACTCCTACCGCGAGTACCTGGAGCTGCACGGGCTGTCGGTCCAGCTCACCGAGGCGCTGGCCGAGTACTGGCACGCCCGGGTGCGCGAGGAGATCGGCTTCGGCGACCAGGACCCCGCCGACCTGGACGGCTTCTTCAAGGTCGACTACCGGGGCGCCCGCTACTCCTTCGGCTACCCGGCCTGCCCCGACCTGGAGAACCGCGCCGTGGTGATGCGGTTGCTGCGGCCGGAGCGGATCGGCGTCACCCTCTCGGAGGAGTTCCAGCTGGTGCCCGAGCAGTCCACCGACGCGCTCATCGCCCACCACCCCGAGGCCAAGTACTTCAACGTCTGACGACCCGGAAGGAGACCTGTGGCGGGCGGCGGGCTGCAGGCCGTCCTGTTCGACATGGACGGCCTGCTGATCGACTCCGAGCCGATGTGGCTGGAGGTCGAGACCGAGGTGATGGCCTGGCTGGGCGGCGAGTGGGGCCCGCAGCACCAGCAGAAATTGCTGGGCGGCTCGGTGACCTACGCCGCGCACTACATGCTGTCGCTGGTCGAGGCGACGGTCGCGCCGCAGGAGGTGGAGCGGCGGCTGGTGGACGGCATGGCCGAGCGGCTGGCCGGGTCCGTGCCGCTCATGCCCGGCGCCAAGGAGCTGCTCGCCGAGGTGCGCGCGGCCGGGGTGGCGACCGCGCTGGTGTCCTCCAGCGAACGCCGCCTGGTCGAGGCGGCCCTGGCCGGCATCGGCCGCGAGCACTTCGACGTCACCGTGGCCGGTGACGAGGTCGCCCGCCGCAAACCCGACCCCGAGCCGTACCTGACCGCCATGGCGCGTCTGGGGGTCTCTCCGGGGCGCTGCGTGGTGCTGGAGGACTCGCCCACCGGCCTGGCCGCCGCCGAGGCCGCCGGCTGCGTGACCGTGGCGGTGCCCGGCGTGGTCCCCGTGCCGCCCGCCCCCGGCCGAACCGTCGTGGAATCGTTGCGGAACGTTGACCTGCAGATGCTGAACGGCCTGCTGCCCTGAGCGCCGTCCGTCGGCAGGCCGCGCCCTCCCGGCGGCTACCGCCACGGTAGGAGGACCCCGGAGCGGGAACCGTCCGGCCGGAGGAGGGGTCTTTGTCTGTGTACGTGTGACGATGGCAGGAGACACACGGCGCGGACACGAAGGTGGGGGAAGCCGGCATGGGCGATGGGATGCTTTTTGTGATCAGCCTCGGGATCACGCTGCTGGGACTGGTCATCAGCTACGGGGTGGGCAAGCGCCGGGGCGCGGCCTCCGGCCTGCGCGGGGCCGCCTGGTCGCTGGTGCCGCTGGCGGCCACGCTGACCGGGGTCACCGAGTTCGTCATCGAGCTGGCCTTCAGCCCCGCCCGGTGGGCGGGCGTGGCGCTGGCCGGGCTGAGCGTGCTGCTCTACCTGGTCTCCGGAGTGATGCTCAGCAAGCGCGCCGGACGCGCCGAGGTGGTCGGCGAGCGGCGGGAGGAACGCCGGCAGCGGCGGGCCGTGCAGCCTCCGGCGGGAGCGGCCGCGGACCCGGAGATGGCCGAGATCGAGGAGATCCTCCGTCGGCGCGGCATCCACTGAACCTTGTGCAACGCGCCGTCTCCGCAGTCCGGGACGGGGGCACCGCGGTCTGGGCCGATGCCGTGATCTGCGACGTCGCGGCAGCGGAGGGCGCCGGGGCTCCGGCCCCCGGTGCCTTGGACCACGTGTTGAGACAGGTTCAGCGGGGAATCCCGCGATGACCGAGAATCTTCGCCTCAGCGACCGGCTCGAAGGATGAACGGTATCGAACGAGACTCAAAACGGTAAAGGTTCCCGTAGTACCCCTGCTTCGATTTGGTGCAACGCTCCTACCCGGGCGTAACATCTGGGCGTTTTGTTCTGCCGGACGGCCGTTGAGACGGCACGTGCCCCAGATGACAGTGAGATCACAAGTCGTCCACGGGTAGTTGCCTCCATGGCCGCCCGGGGGGACTCTCTGGCTGGAGGGTTGGCTTTCGCTCCAGCAAACCCCGCTGTCAGAAGCCGGGACGCGACCGATGCCCGGTCCCGGTGCTCCTCGGCAGCGGTGCCGACGTACAGGGAGGTACGGAGCGTGACCGCACCGATCGAGGTGTCCGGGGCCGAGACCGAGGCGCAGCCCGAGGCCGTCCTGGCGGGGGTCGGCAAGAAGGCCATCGAGGGCCGTTCCCTGGGCCAGATCGCCTGGATGCGCCTCAAGCGCGACCGGGTCGCCATGGCCGGCGGCGTCGTGATCGTCCTGCTGGTTCTGGTGGCGGTGTTCGCTCCACTGGTGGTCAAGCTGCTCGGCCACCCTCCCAACGAGTACCACCAGGAGTACATCGACCCCACCCTCGGCACCCCGACCGGCCGGTTCGGCGGCATCAGCACCGAGTTCCTGTTCGGCCTGGAACCGGTCAACGGGCGCGACCTGTTCAGCCGGATCGTCTACGGCGCCCGGGTGTCGCTGCTCATCGGCTTCCTGGCCACCCTGCTGGCGGTGGTCATCGGCACCACTCTGGGCGTGATCGCCGGCTACTTCGGCGGCTGGGTGGACTCGCTGATCGCCCGCGCCATGGACGTCTTCCTGGCCTTCCCGCTGCTGCTGTTCGCCATCGCGCTGGTGGGCGTGATCCCCAACCGGATGGAGATCCTGCCGTGGGGGCCGGACTTTTTGCACTGGTTCACCCTGGAGGGCAACGCGCTGCGGATGGCGCTGCTGGTGTTCATCATCGGCTTCTTCAGCTGGCCCTACATCGGCCGCATCGTGCGCGGCCAGACGATGTCGCTGCGCGAGCGGGAGTTCGTCGATGCGGCCCGCAGCATGGGCGCCGGCAACACCTACATCCTCGTCCGCGAGATCCTGCCCAACCTGGTCGCGCCGATCCTGGTGTACTCCACCCTGCTGATCCCGACCAACATCCTCTTCGAGGCAGCGCTGTCCTTCCTGGGCGTGGGCATCAACCCGCCGGCGCCCTCGTGGGGAGGCATGCTCACCCAGGCGACCTCGCTGTATTCAGTCGCGCCGCACTTTGTGATCGTCCCGGGCCTGGCCATCTTCGTCACCGTCATGGCCTTCAACCTCTTCGGTGACGGCCTGCGCGACGCCCTGGACCCGCGGACCCGATGACCCCCGGTATTCCACCGGCCGACACTGAAAGGGAATTCATGAAAACTCCCAAAGTCTGGGCAGCGCTGACGGCGGGCGCCGTCGCGCTCAGTCTGGGCCTGACCGCCTGCGGCGGCGGCGATGACGGCGACAGCGACAGCTCGGGCCTTAAGTTCGACGCCGGGACCAACGGCATCGTCAACCCGTCCGACAAAAAGGGCGGCACGCTGAAGGTGGGGATGAGCGACGACTTCGACTCCACCGACCCCGGCGACACCTACTACGCCTTCGGCAACAACTTCATCCGGCTGTACACCCGGACGCTGATGACCTACACCTCCCAGCCGGGCGCTGCGGGCCTCAAGCCCTCGCCCGACCTGGCCGAGGCCCCGGGTGTGCCCAGCGACGACAACAAGACCTGGACCTTCAAGCTCAAGAAGGGCCTGAAGTACGAAGACGGCACGGAGATCAAGGCCGAGCACATCAAGTACGCGGTCGCCCGCACCTACGACCGCGGCGTCCTCGGCCACGGCCCGGCCTACTTCCCCCAGCTGCTGGACGCCGACGGCTACAAGGGCCCCTACAAGGACAAGAACCTCGACAACTTCAAGGGCATCGAGACCCCCGACGACTACACCCTGATCTTCAAGCTCAAGGAGCCCTTCCCCGAGTTCAACGAGCTGGTGACCTTCTCCGGCCAGACCGCCCCCGTGCCGCCGGACAAGGACAAGGGCGCCCAGTACCGGCTGCGTCCGCTCTCCTCCGGCCCCTACAAGTGGGAGGGCAACTACCAGCCGAAGAAGGGCGGCGTGCTGGTCCGCAACGAGCACTGGGACCCCAGCACCGACCCCAACCGCAAGGCGCTGCCGGACCGCATCGAGGTCATCGCCGGCATTGAGGCCAACGAGGTCGACAACCGCCTGATGAACGGCGAGCTCCACGTCGACCTGGCCGGCAGCGGCGTGCAGGACGCCGCCCGGCAGAAGATCCTCACCAACCCGGACCTGAAGGCCAAGGCCGACAACCCGCTGGCCGGCTTCCACTGGTACATCCCGATCAACCTCAAGACCATCCCCAACCTGGAGTGCCGCAAGGCGATCGTGTACGCCGCCGACCGGGACGCCATGTGGCGCGCCTACGGCGGTGACGTCGGCGGCGAGCGGGCCACCTCCATCCAGCCGCCGAACATCGCCGGCCGCCAGAAGGGCACCGACTTCTACACCTCCACCGCCCCCGGCTACAAGGGCGATGTGGACAAGGCCAAGGAGGCCCTGCAGAAGTGCGGCAAGCCCGACGGCTTCTCGACCACCATGGTCTACCGCAGCGACCGGCCCAAGGAGAAGGCCGTCGCCGAGGCCCTGGAGCAGTCGCTGGCCCGGGTCGGCATCAAGCTGACCCTCAAGGGCTACCCGGCCGGCACCTACACCGGTGAGCAGCTCGGCTCCCCGTCCTTCGTCAAGAAGGAGAACATCGGCCTGGGCACCTACGGCTGGGCGCCCGACTGGCCCACCGGCTACGGCTACCTGCAGGCGCTCACCGACGGCAAGGCGATCGTCGAGGCCGGCAACACCAACGTCTCCGAGCTGGACGACCCTGAGATCAACAAGCTCTGGAACGACGTGGTGAAGATCACCGACGCCGCCGAGCGCGAGAAGATCTACAACCGGATCGACGAGAAGGCGCGCGAGCTGGCCGCCATCCTGCCCAACGTCTACGCCAAGTCCCTGCTGTACCGGCCGGAGACGCTGACCAACGTCTACTTCCACCAGGGCTTCGGCATGTACGACTACGCCAACCTCGGTGTGACCGGCTGAGGTCGACGTCCCGCTTCTCCCTAGAGAGGGTGAAGGCAACGGGTGGCCGGCGGGGCCGCTGAGCTCCGCCGGCCGCCCCCGCCGCCTACCGTGATCACATTCATCGTCCGCAGGCTGCTCGGCGCCGTGGTGCTGATGTTCGTCATCACCGCGGTGACCTTCGCCATCTTCTTCCTCGTGCCCAGGGCCGCCGGAGTGACCCCGGACGACCTGGCCGCCCGCTACGCCGGCAAGTCGCCCACACCCGAGGCGCTCGCCCAGATCAAGGAGCGCCTGGGGCTGGATGAGCCGGTGGCGGTCCAGTACGGCCTGTTCGTCAAGGCGCTCGTGCTCGGGGACACCTACGACACCGGGACCGCCGAGATCGAATGCCCGGCGCCGTGCCTGGGCTATTCCTTCCGCACCAGCACACCGGTATTGGAGGAGATCCTCAGCCGGGCGCCGGTGACCTTGTCGGTGGCGCTGGGGGCCGCGGTCCTGTGGGTGATCTTCGGGGTCGGCATCGGGGTGCTGTCGGCGCTGCGCCGCGGCAGCCTGTTCGACCGGATGGCGATGGTCACCGCCCTGGCCGGCGTGTCACTGCCCATCTTCTTCACCGGCCTGCTGTCGCTGGCGTTCGTCGTGCACGCCTGGGGGTGGCTGCCCTCGCCCAGCTACGTGCCGCTGACCAAGGACCCGGCGGGCTGGTTCAGCGGGCTGATCCTGCCGTGGATCACCCTGGCCTTCCTGTATGCGGCCATGTACGCCCGGCTCACCCGGGCGGGCATGCTGGAGACGATGAACGAGGACTTCATCCGCACCGCGCGCGCCAAGGGCCTGCCCGAGCGCACCGTGGTGGTCAAACACGGGCTGCGGGCCGCCCTGACCCCGCTGCTGACGGTCTTCGGCCTGGACCTTGGGGTGCTGCTGGGCGGCGCGGTGCTGACCGAAAAGACCTTCTCCCTGAAGGGACTGGGGCAGCTGTCGCTGGACGGGGTCATCCAAAGCGACCTTCCGGTGGTGCTCGGGGTGGTGCTGTTCGCGGCGCTGTTCGTGGTGTTGGCCAACTTGATCGTGGACATCCTCTACGGGGTCGTGGATCCGAGGGTGAGGCACAGCTGATGGGGGACGAGCGACCCGCCAAGACACTGGAGGAGGCCCCGGCGGCCCCGGCCGCGGACGCGCCGCCGACCGCCTTTTTGGAGGTCCGCGACCTTCGCATCCACTTCCCGACCGACGACGGCCTGGTCAAGGCGGTCGACGGGCTGTCGTTCACCCTGGAGCGGGGGCGCACCCTGGGCATCGTGGGCGAGTCCGGCTCCGGCAAGTCGGTGACCAGCCTGGGCATCCTCGGCCTGCACAACCGCACCAACGCCCGCATCTCCGGGCAGATCTGGCTGGACGGCAAGGAGCTGGTCAGCGCCCCGCCCGAGGAGGTCCGCAAGCTGCGCGGCCGGCGGATGGCGATGATCTTCCAGGACCCGCTGTCGGCGATGCACCCCTTCTACACGGTGGGCGACCAGATCATCGAGGCCTACCGGGTGCACCACGACGTCAGCAAGAAGGTCGCCCGCAAGCACGCCATCGACATGCTCGGCCGGGTCGGCATCCCCCGGCCCGAGCGGCGGGTGGACGACTACCCGCACCAGTTCTCCGGCGGCATGCGCCAGCGCGCCATGATCGCCATGGCGCTGTCGTGCAACCCCGAGCTGCTGATCGCCGACGAGCCCACCACCGCGCTGGATGTGACGGTGCAGGCGCAGATCCTGGACCTGATCCGCGACCTGCAGCAGGAGTACAACTCCGCGGTCATCATGATCACCCACGACCTGGGGGTGGTGGCCGAGCTGTCGGATGAGATCTGCGTGATGTACGCCGGGCGCAGCGTGGAGCAGGCCAGTGTGGAGGACGCCTTCTACCGGCCGCAGCACCCCTACACCTGGGGCCTGCTCGGCTCGATGCCGCGCCTTGACCGCGAGCGCGCCGACCGGCTGATGCCGATCAAGGGCACCCCGCCCAGCCTGATCAACGTGCCGAACGGCTGCGCGTTCGCCCCCCGCTGCGCCTACGCCCAGCTGACCGGGGGCAAGAGCGGCACCGAGCGGCCCGAGCTGGCGGAGGTCGCGCCCGGCCACAAGGTGGCCTGCCACCTGCCGCCGCAAAAGCGCAGGGAAATCTGGGAAACCGAGATCCGGCCGAAGCTGTGACGGACGTGGGCGCAAAGAAAGGCGAGGCGATCGTGAGCACCCCGCAGCCGGAGGGGCGGACGCAAAGTGCGCGCCCCGAGCCGAGCGGCGAGCCGCTGCTGCAAGTGGAGAACCTGGGCAAGCACTTCCCGGTCACCGCCGGGCTGCTGCGCCGTCAGGTCGCGGCGGTCAAGGCCGTCGACGGCGTCTCCTTCAGCGTGCGCAAGGGCGAGACGCTCGGGCTGGTGGGCGAGTCCGGCTGCGGCAAGACCACCACCGGCCGGATGATCATGCGGCTGCTGGAGCCCAGCTTCGGCCGGATCGTCTTCGAGGGCACCGACATCACTCATCTGTCGCAGCGGCAGATGCGCCCGCTCCGCCGCGACCTGCAGATGATCTTCCAGGACCCCTACTCGTCGCTGAACCCCCGCCAGACGGTCGGCGCGATCGTAGGGGCCCCTTTTAGGCTGCAGAAGATCCAGACCGAGCACGGCGTCAAGAAGGCCGTGCAGGAGTTGCTGGAGCTGGTCGGCCTCAACCCCGAGCACTACAACCGCTATCCGCACGAGTTCTCCGGCGGCCAGCGCCAGCGCATCGGCATCGCCCGCACCCTGGCGCTCAAACCCAAGCTGATCATCGCCGACGAGCCGGTCTCGGCGCTGGACGTCTCCATCCAGGCCCAGGTGATCAACCTGCTGGAGGACCTGCAGGACGAGCTGGACCTGACCTATGTCCTGATCGCCCACGACCTGTCGGTGGTGCGGCACATCTGCGACCGGGTCGCGGTGATGTACCTGGGCAAGATCGTCGAGATCGCCGACCGCACCGGCCTGTACACCACGCCGATGCACCCCTACACCAAGGCGCTGTTGTCGGCGGTGCCGATCCCCGACCCGGCCGGCCGGGAGAAGCGCGAGCGCATCCGGCTGACCGGCGATGTGCCCAACCCGCTGGACCCGCCGCCGGCCTGCCGCTTCCACACCCGCTGCTGGAAGGCCCAGGCGATCTGCAAGCAGGTCGAGCCGCCGCTGGTGGAACTGGCCCCCGGGCACGTGGCCGCCTGCCACTTCCCCGAGAACGCCCCCGAGGGCGCCACCGAGCTGGTCGCCCGGGCCGCCGCCGAACGCGACCGGGCCGCGGGCGCCGGCAAGACCGAGGAGGGCAAGGGACGGCTCCGCAAGCTCAAGGTCTGACCGCCGCAGGACGTCCCGGCAGACGAGCAGAGCCCCGCACGGACTTCACCGTGCGGGGCTCTTTGGTCTCTTCGGCCGCCGGGAGGGGCGAGCGGCCGAAGAGGGCTCACTCGGTCGCGATGGCCTTCAGCACGTCCATCCGGCCGGCCCGCCAGGCCGGCCACAGCGCCGCCAGCACGCCGATCACCGCGGCCACCACCAGGTAGACCACCAGCGTGCCCGCCGGGACGCTCAGCACGTTCAGGCCCTCCTCCGACAGGGCGCGCTGGATCGCCCAGCCGAAGACCACCCCGATGCCGATCCCCAGCAGCGCGCCGAACAGCGCGATCACCACCGACTCCAGGCGGATCATCCGGCGCAGCTGGCGGCGGCTGGTGCCGACCGCCCGCAGCAGCCCGATCTCCCGGGTCCGCTCGATCACCGACAGCGCCAGGGTGTTGACCACCCCCACCGCCGCGATGATGATCGACATGGTCAGCAGCGCGGTCAAAAAGCCGATCAGCCCGTCGACCTCCTTGCTCATCGCCTCCTTGAAGCCGCTTTGGTCCTGCACCTGCAGCGTCGGGTAGTCCTTGAGGGCCTGCTCCAGCGCCGCCAAGGTGGCCGCGTCGGTGGCGGCGGTGTTGACCGCCACGGCGAACGGGGACGGCTTGAGGGCGTGCTCGAGGTAGACGTCCGCCGCGATCACCCGCGGCCCCACCATCTCGTTGACGGCGTAGATGCCCACGATGGTGAGGGTCTCGCTGCGCCCGTCGGCGAACCGCACCGGCACCTTGCTGCCCACCTGCCAGCCGTTGGCCGCGGCGACCCGGGTGTCCACCATCATCCCGGCAGAGCCCAGGCGGGTGGAGCCGGACT contains these protein-coding regions:
- a CDS encoding ABC transporter ATP-binding protein, translating into MSTPQPEGRTQSARPEPSGEPLLQVENLGKHFPVTAGLLRRQVAAVKAVDGVSFSVRKGETLGLVGESGCGKTTTGRMIMRLLEPSFGRIVFEGTDITHLSQRQMRPLRRDLQMIFQDPYSSLNPRQTVGAIVGAPFRLQKIQTEHGVKKAVQELLELVGLNPEHYNRYPHEFSGGQRQRIGIARTLALKPKLIIADEPVSALDVSIQAQVINLLEDLQDELDLTYVLIAHDLSVVRHICDRVAVMYLGKIVEIADRTGLYTTPMHPYTKALLSAVPIPDPAGREKRERIRLTGDVPNPLDPPPACRFHTRCWKAQAICKQVEPPLVELAPGHVAACHFPENAPEGATELVARAAAERDRAAGAGKTEEGKGRLRKLKV